The DNA sequence CGAAATGGACCCCGATGGGCCGTATATTTTACCCATGTTTTCTGCTGTTCTGGATGTCTATTTTTAACCGGGTTGCAGTGGTGGTACTCGTTCTCACGGTTGCCTGAGTTAGGTGGACTGGCTTCAATCTTCACAGAGAGAAGACATCTCTTTGCTTTAGGGCACCGCTCCAAGAACATAAGTGCCGAGATGAAGTGAGGAAGAAACTCTCTGTGCGAGAGGAAGTGACGGGGTTGCCCAAGTGTCATCTTCGCTTTACGGTATGTATACGGTTTACGGTTTACGGTTTAGTTAAGCGAAGCGCGCACGGACATCCACATTGCACCGTTGCGGCCCGCCCGGAAACACTAACACTCCAACATTGTTGCATGTATAGTTCCTGCCGGCATGAGAACGTGCACTAAAATCTTCGCTGGATCTCCTTCGCCACAAAATACTCAGTGAAATGTAAGAGGACGCGCGCAGAAATCTTCGCCAAAAAGGGTCTCAAGCGGTATGACCGAGTCCTAATATTAGGTTGCGCAACGACATGACACTGAGCATTATGCCAACGACCGGCTTGATTTCGCGCATGTTGATGAATGCAGTATAGATAAGATGGTGGACCCGGAGGTTTTCGATGACATTGAATTATGCCACTGACCAAGAACTATTCGGGCGTCATCCTTGGGTAGTTGCGGCTCGATATATCCTACTCTTTGGTCAATCTATACTGAATGGCTAGAATATGGGATGAACCTCATTATGAGATCGTTTCGGGCTAGACTAGACTGGACCTAGTACTATAGTACAGTATGTAGTAGTGAATGGCTGCGGAGCCACGAGTCATGTCGACTGTCACAACGTCCAGTGACTAATTAAGTAAACTACAGTTTGGACTTAGCTAATGTCGAACATCGTGCCAACTATCACATTGTACAGCGTCATCAAATAGTTGACAGTATAAATTCTGATATTCTTCAATCCGTTGCAATCTCATCAACAAAGGCCCTATCGTAGAATTCGGGACAGAATATTTCTGTAACATGTCGGTGCGTCTTATCCCAGGCCCTCCGCGATGCCCCGGAGGAACTTCCACATATGCTTGGTCGTCTCGCCGTCGGCTTCAGCTCTGAGCAATTTGCGGTTGAGATGCTGGAATACCAGTAGCCCATGTGACATGGAAGGGGTGGTGATATGTCTGTGTAGACTATGCAGCGAATCTCAGCTGGGAGGTGTTGAAAGCTAGTCATGGCGGGCGCGTTTGATGTAGTGGAAAGAGAGATTTGAGCCAAGGAGGTTGTAAGGAGCGCCTCAGAAGCTTACGTTATTTATTTGCTGCTATAATTGAGGCTCGGGTCTGTTGGTGTGGGGTGGAAGAGCAGACTATTTGTGATAGTTATGTACCTGATGGGCACAAGGGTGTCCGTGCCCTGTTCGAACTAGGAGGGAATGCTATGCAGAGCTATCAGTCAACAACCCGAAGATACGTGCGACTAGATGTCTAAATAGATGCGAGTAGCTTGATAGTAGCAAGCATTGGGTACGGAATTGCCGCTTCGATAGCTTGACCTTTGCTACGGTCGTGTGATGTTTTCATGTTAATCTCAACAAGCTGGCGTTCAACTCCTTTACGGCGCAGGAAGCTCATGTGTAATACCATTCTTCTCACGCATGTGCTTTGTTTTGCGAATGACTTTTGGGATTGGCGGGCGTGGAGTGTGGAGGAAGTGCTGTTTACGGCGGGGTGGGAGTGGAGAGGGGGTGGGGGTATGGAAGTTACGGTATTATGGGTATGTTGGGTTTGTTAGTTGGGTTCGTTGAGGGATGAGGGGAGAAACCCTTTATTGGAAGGGGTTCACGGATGGGCTTGTTGTGTTGGCGTCCGCCATGTGGGAGGATGTGGTTACTTAGGATGTGGGATTCATGACTCTGTGGGTATGCGTAAGGCGGTGGGGTGGTGGGGAGATTCTTGATTGTTTCTCACAACTAGGAGGGAGGAGAGTGTGAGTGAGCAAGAATAGGGGTGGATGTACTGAGAATTGATAGAGGTGGAGTTTTGGCTATATTGGAATAAATCGACGGTTGACTTCCGTACTTTAGATTTTAGGATCTTATCCTACTTCTCCATCCTTCAGCTTTATCCTCTCTTCTCGTTGTTGCTCGCAGACTGCCTACCGCGTTGATTCAGTATGCGGTACATACTGAATGTTCCTGGGGGCAACTGCTTGCATCTCGACACCGCTATGCTCTCAGCTCGAGCCAAGTTACCATAGCAGCGGGCATCAATGGGTATACATGGTCATCCTGCGTCGTACCAGAGGGCACTCGCATCAATGAAGTCGCTCCCAACACACTGATTGAATGAGTACCATGATACGTAAATAGACGCCCAGCATGCGTACACCATAGATATTTACCCATCCATGATTGTAGTAGGGACCCCCAAACGCCGCGGCTATGCATCAAGAAACGAAAAAAAGGGAGCGGTTCAAAGTTTACGCGTAAACTACCGTCTTCCTTTTCCTTGTCCAGCACCACCGGCACCAGCGCCGCCACCCATACCTCCCATGCCACccatcatcttcatcatcgCGCCCATGTCCATGCCGCCCATGCCGCCCATGCCACCCATGTTAGCGAGTGCTGACATATCCGGCATGCCGCCACCGCCTCCTCGTCCACCACCGAGCATCTTCATCATGGCACCGAGATCGGGCatgccgccgccgccaccgGCTCCACCCATGCTCTGCATGCGCTTTTGCATAGCTGCGAGTTGTTGTTGCTTGTTACCTCCGCCCATGGCGCCTTGTGCTTTTTGCATGGATGCCATGCCACccttcatcttcttcgccATGCCGGCCATCATGCGGTGTTGGGTGAGCAGTTCCTCGACTTCGCGGACCGAGGTTCCTGAGCCACGGGCTATGCGCGTCATTCGTGTGGGTTGGTCGACAAACATCTTGCCATCGGATTCTAGTTCCTTCTCGGTCATGCTATCGCAGATGTAGATCATGCGCTTGAGCTTCATACCGCCCTCTTCATCGTCCATGCCCCCCATCATACTTCCCAGTCCAGGGATCATACCAGCCATCTTCGATAATGGTCCCATCTTCATGATGTTGGAGAGCTGGTCGCGAAGGTCCTTGATGGTGAAAATTCCTTGTGTGATATGCTTCATCGTATCCTTCTGATCGAGTTTCAATGATTGTACGTGCTCGACAAGACCTTGGACATCGCCCATACCGAGCAGTTTCGATACGAAAGCTTGTGGCGCAAAACGCTCCAGATCTAACATGTGCTCGCCATTACCGAGGAAGACGATGGGTGTATGTGTGGCTGCAACGGCAGATATGGCACCACCTCCGGCTGCGGCACCGTCTGTCTTGGTGATGATGATTGCTCCGAAATCCGCGGCCTCCTTGAATGCGCGCGCTTGCGACTCTGCAGCCTGACCGATGGTTCCGTCCAATACCATGATAGTTTGGTCGGGTGTGACTACGTTCTGAATTTGCACCATCTCGTCGAAGAGGTCCTTTTCTTGCCTGTGTCGTCCCGAGGTATCCACAATGATAATCTCGAAGCGCTCCTTCTTGAACTTCTCCACACCTTCGCCAGCTACCACAACGGGGTCCGTCTGGGTATGGCTACCGTAGTATGGGATCTTCGCCTTGGTCGCATTTTGCTTCAGTTGGTCAAAGGCACCAGCACGGAAAGTATCGGCGCACACCAAACAGGCCTTGAAACCTCGTGCCTGATACCATCTCGCCAACTTTGTACATGTCGTCGTCTTTCCCGCACCCTGTAGACCCACAAACATGATGACGTTCGATTTTCCCTTGCGCGGCTTGAAGGGTTCGGCGTGCGGATCGACCATTTTGACGAGTTCATCGAACACAGCCTTCTGGATGAGGCGCTTCTTGTTCACTCCCGGCGCGAGGTGCTTGAAGTCAACGGTTCGCTTGATCGACTGTCGCAAGTTCATTACGAGTTTTACGTTCACGTCGGCTTCAACCAGAGCGTTGGAGATCTCTTTCACCATGGCATCAAAGGCCTGCGCATGTTAGCCACCTGTTCATACGCATATGCCGTGAATGCGCACCTTCTCGTCAAGGTTGGGCGACCTCGTGAGGTCTGTGACGGCGGCATTGATGCGCCGCCCGAGGTCTTGAAGCACCATAGCGGCGGTTGTATAGGGAAATTAAATGTTGACGCGAAAGGGTGCAGGTTGAGGGTTGCGTCTCTCGTGGTGTTCTGTGGGGAATCCAGTATGGCGGGGCGCGCTTGCCCTGGCCGTCGGTGATTTGGGTCACTAACGCCGATGACCTGGAACTTTTTTCTGCGACACGGTCCTCATCCATTCACATCACCATATTTTCCGCTACAATGGTAAACACATCGCTCAAAAGAAGACGGACCGAGGACCAATTGCGCGGCAAGGTGCCCAAGAAGGAGAAGAGAAAGGTCAAGAAGCAGAAGCACTACCACAGTTCAAGCGACTCAGAAGAAGGCGCCGCGCGCGATGCTCCAGCACGTGGGAGCAGTCTGGAGCCAGAAGAGCCATTTCAGCCTTCGGGAGCCAATGCGACACTACCCGGAAAGTCTGAACCGTCAAAGCAACAGCTGAGGAAGCAGGCCAAGTTTGAGGCGAAGAAAGCAGCCCAACAAGCCGCAGCAGCAGAGGAATCATCCGCCAGCGACGATGAAGACGTTCCCGCAGTCGCATCGAAAAAGTCAGAGCCCAAGTTCAAGGCTAGCATACCGGCAAAAGCGCCTGCAAAGTCTGTGCTGAAGAAAACTGCACCCGTCGACCACGAAGCGCCCCTACCCAGCGACGCCGAAGATGATTCAGACGACTCTGAGCCCGAGGCCGACGAGTTTTCCATTGCCGACTCCGAATCAGATGCCTCAGATACATCAACCGTAGCCGAGCGCAAAGTACGGAAACGCAACGACCCTGAAGCCTTCGCAAACTCCATCTCCAGAATCTTGGGCTCGAAACTTACAACATCAAAACGTTCAGAACCTATTCTCTCCCGTAGTAAAGACGCAGCAACTGCGAATCGCGAACTCGCCGATTCCAAGCTCACAGAAAAGGCGCGTCGACAAGTCGTAGCTGAGCGCAAAGCAGCAAAGGACAAGGGGCGTGTGAGGGATGTGCTTGGGCTGCACGACCCAGACGTCAGCACTGCGGTTACTTCAGCAAAGGAGAAAGAGCTGAGACGGACAGCACAAAAGGGTGTCATCAAGCTCTTCAATGCCGTGAGAGCGGCCCAGGTCAAGGGCGAACAGGCAGAGCGAGAGAGCAAGGCGGGCCAGGTAGTTGGTATGGACAAGAGGGAGGAAAAGGTCAAGGAAATGAGCAAGCAGGGCTTCCTGGATATGATTACCGGAGGACAAAAGAAGGAGGGTAGCGTGGAGGCATGATTCGTTCGGACGAGTAACAAAAGTGGGGTGTTATGTTCGTGATACCATATACTGTACATGTTTTCGTCTCATGCTCAACGCCTGTCTATGTGCAAGCGGAGTGGTCGTATAATACATGCATCGTACCAAATGCTGCGTATGATATCATCATCAACTATACCGCCCAGCATTACATCCTCGGTGCGCGCAGACTTGTGACCACTACATTTGTCCCTGACCTTCACATGGCACACTCTTATTTGCTCGCAAAGTCGCTCGCCTGCAGGTTTCTTGTCATGCTCGGTAGTCGCACAACAAGCCCATCGAGCTCCTTGTTCATCTTGACCTGGCAGCCTAGCCGACTAGTCTCAGTAAGACCAAAGGCGAGATCCAACATGTCGTTCTCATCATCATCTGGCTCTTCCATCTTGTCGTAATAGGCTTCGTCTTCTACAATGACGTGACATGTGGAGCATGCGCAAGATCCTCCGCAGGCCCCTTCCATTTCTATATCGTTGGCAAGCGCGATGTCGAGTAGGTTGTCGCCGTCTGCGACTTCGAAGGTTGAGGCTTGGCCATCCTTGTCTATGAAGGTGATTTTTCGTCTGATGTTGTCAGCGATCAAACGGATACCGGAAGGCGCATGGGACGCACTCTTCACCGGGCTTTGGGGGGTCGAGATGCCCGTGCCGGGCTACTGGGGTAGAAGAAAAGTGTCGGCGGTTCCGCAACCATGAGGGGCTCGCTGGCTTGAGAAGGCTCGGTCTTGATATATCAGGCAGTGTCGTACTCTGTGTGCGCATCGACCTCTGGCACATCGCGACCGCCCAATTGCTCTTGCCTATGCGTCGCCCCGACCATATGCCTTTTGCGCCCGCTATCCGCCCCTCCACCACATTCAGGCAAGCTCGTGTCGCAGCCATTTCCGGCCTGGTGTACTCGTCGAACCAGTGAAGATTCTAGCGAAAAAGGAGAAAGTGCGCAAGAGCGAGAAATTGGCAGTGTTTGCACGTGTCACGAAATGTCAAACCGCCGATAATTCCGATTGCTGTGAGACGTCAGGAAATGTTGGAGCACGGGCCTCTGCATACCCCGGTCCATGTTGAAAGCGCATCGCTCCGAGGGAAAATAGTATCATCACCAGCCTCACTGTTTCCCAATCTAGCGGGGTAAGTTTTTATACCACAGTCATGGCAACCTCGCGCGATGCTCCAAATCCCCTACGGCCCTACTACATTCCACCGTCTATTGGCCTGCCGGTAGATGTCCCGCAGAACCAGACGGCCTCTGCACTTCCGCCCGCCTACAAACCATCCAACAGCAGTAAATCAAGTCTGGGGAGTCAGGCACGCGACATTCTCTCCGACCTCGACTATGACTCGTACTTTCCAGAGAGCTCGCCTACGATAGCCGGGCACGCGAAGAAGCTGCTCGACCACGCACTGTGGAATTACACGAGCGTACTGCTTGCCCAACCTTTTGAGGTCGCCAAGACGATACTCCAGATTCAAGAGGCAAAGGAACAGTTGTCGGGGCTAAAGGGAGATAGCGACTTTGGCCATAAGAGTAGACCGGAGAGTTATTCGAGCGGGAAATTCGAGGATGTATGTATTGTGTTGTGGTGAGGTGAATTGGCATGTGAATGAGGGCTAATGGATAGATGCAGTATCCGCCCTCTGACGAATCGGATGAGGACTCGCCCAGCTACTTCACATCGACTGCGCCGCGCGCAACTCCCTCAGCGTCTCCATACTCACCTGCCGTCTCACGATCGCGGTCCCCACGGAAGCGCCAAAGACATGTTGACAGCCAGTCACGCTCTCGGACGCCAACGCGACCGCCCCCACCTGCCCTCCGCAAACTAGACCTCAAGCGAGCAGACTCCCTCCTTGAAGTCATAGGACAACTATGGCAAAAGGAATCAGCATGGGGTGTATGGAAGGCCACAAATTGCACTTTCATTTACAACTTCCTCCTCAAGACAACCGAGGGCTGGTTTAGGAGTCTTATCTCCGCCCTGTTGAACATACCAGACCCAGGTCTTGTGGGCTCAGCAGGAAGCGGGATAGGAGGGCTGGATATACTAGACAGCCCTAGCCCCCTGACCTCCCTCGGCGTCGCCGTCGCCGCAACTGCCATCGCAGCTACCCTCCTCGCACCCCTCGACATGGTGCGCACACGCCTCATCATCACCCCCATATCCTCCTCGCCACGATCCATATACCCATGTCTCTCCCTCCTCCCGTCCTTCTCCGTCACCCCCAGCCTCCTACCGGCAACCATACTGCACGCCTGCGTGCCAACGCtcatctcctcctccacaCCCCTCTTCCTCCGCTCCACCCTCAGTATCGACCCCATCCTCACACCCGCCACCTACTCATTCAGCACATTCCTCTCCTCCACAGCCGAACTCTTCATCCGTCTGCCCCTCGAAACAGTCCTCCGCCGCGGCCAAGTCGCCACCCTCCAAGACCACGAGACTCAGCGTCTCGCTTCAGAGTACAAATCCCCGCCTAGCCGCGGCAAGAGCCCGGCTTACGGTCTAGACAAGTCGTCGAGCTCTGAGACGAGCTTCAAGACTATTGTCGAGCCCGGTCAGTATAGGGGCGTGCTTGGCACAATGTGGTTTATTGCTCGCGAAGAAGGTATTACCATTGAGGGACCTAATGCGGCAAAGGCTGCGAGTGCAAAGGCTATGGGCTTTTCGCGACCGCCGCGTACAAAGAAGGGGCAGGGTGTTCATGGCTTGTGGAGGGGGTGGAGAGTGGGTATTTGGGGGCTTGTTGGTATTTGGGGTGCGGCTGCCTTGggtggaggtggtggtgAATTTTAGACTAAATTCTTGAGGTGACTAGATGATGGGATGCGGGTTTGATGAAAAGCACCGCAAGCGTCGAGTTCTTCTTTGTTTTCTTCGTTTCAGTACATGCGGAGTTCTAGTTTTTTGGTTATTGATATCCATGGTTGCGTCTACTCCTCACTCTTGTTGTGTTTGGTGGGGCGATATATACATGTTGACGAGATTCATGTTAGACGAAAAAAGAAAATATAGACTCAGCTACACCAAGGCTTCTCTCATGAAGAAAAGATGGGTATCATCTATGCCATCTCACCCCTTCCTCTCCCCAAACTCAAACCCCAACTCCCGCACATCCCTAACCTCCCTCCTCTCTTCCCCTCTCTCCCCAAATCTCCGCCTAATCTCCGGGAAATTCTCTCTACACTTGAACTCCCACTCCCCCCAAACAGGCGGACACTTGCCCTTCCCCGCGTTCTCCAACCCGTCTTTGCCTTCCGCGCTCATCGCCCACTGACTCATTTCATTGATATACTGTGCGTCCTTTGGGAACGGTAGCAGGTGGAAATTGCGTCCTTGACCCATTTCCGCTTCTACTTCTTCCTGCCATGCTTGCATGGTAGCCGTGGGGGGTAAAGTAAGACGACCTGCGTAAACCCGCGCCACAACAGCCGCCTGTGCCTCCGCCAGCGGAAACGGGATAACCCTCTGCGGCAGCGCTAGAAAGCAAAGAGTTGGTCTCACCGCGTTGAAAAGGTGTTTATACGTCCCCTCGACCCTCTCACCACTCGTAATCAGCTTCGGTTCAACCCCGTTTAGAAAAGGTAAGCTGTAGAAATACCCCGTCgcaaacaccacagcatcaATATCGTGTTCCATACTACCGTCTGCAAACTGCACGCCCCGTGTGTCTGGCAGGAACCGCGCAATGGGTGGCACAGGACGCCGAGTGGGATCTTCAGCGCTGGCGCTGCCGTGTGTGGCACTGAACAGCGAGGTTGAGCGTGTAGACCAGAGAAGTGGTTGTGGACAATGTGAAGATATTTGTTTCGAGAGATCAGCGCCAGAAGCGGAGTTTCCAATAACAATTGTTTTCTTGGCTGTGAAATCCGTGGGTCGGCGGTAGTATTTCGAGTGTGTGATGAGGCCGGGGTGTTGGGAGGACCATTCCGATATACCTGGTATGGAGGGGATGTGTGGGACGATGAAATGCCCGTTTGCGATTATGACGGCAGAGTAGGTTGATGTGATTGTTTCGTTGGTGAGGAGGTTGAGTGTTGTGATGGTCCAGGTTGTAGTGGGGGAGGAGGGGGGTGGTCGGGGTTATGGAGGTGACTTGGGTGTTGTAGTGGATGTTTTCTTGGACGGGGGATGTGTAGTCTTGGATATATTTCAACACGGTGTCGTGCGTGGGGGAAGAGTTGGGAGTCAGAGGGCCAGTCGAGGTCTTGGAAGCCCATTAATCCGCGCGGGATGTTCGTTTCGAGTTGTTCGTACATAGGGGATAGGAAGGAGGGGACTTTGGAGGTGCCATTGATGCTGTTGGTGTGGTTGTTTTCGCTGGATATAGTATCTTTTGGTTTCCATTCGGGCTCTTGCACACCTGGTTCGGGATTTTCTTGTGGTATGCTGAAGAGGTTTTCGTCTCGTTGGTCACCCGTGTATGTCCATATTCCACCCGCTTGACTGCGTTGTTCGAAAAGATCAATCTTATCAAACGCTTTTTCTGCACGTAGATATTTCGCTGCTATCACACCTGATGGTCCTGCGCCTACTACGGCTACTGTCCTAGCTCTTATAGATATCCTCTCGTTTTCAGTCATGGTGGGGTGCTCAAGTTTGGAGTGGAAGGTACTGAAGCAACGTGATCTAAGCAGAAAACAGTTGTGTGAGAAGAATATACGAAATCGTTTTATAGGGTATCTTGAAAACGCGGAAAAGGACATGCAAAAGAAAACAAAGTCGATCTCGGTGCGATGACGGCGTGATGGGGTTTCGCCAAACAGAGGATAGCTCGGGGCTCATCGGAACGAGCTCGGAATGATGCGGGGCTACCTACATGGATGATGGGTGATCGACCTCGGGCTGCAGCTTCATAAAGTTTATGACGGCGACCTTGGGATTACGTGTATCGCCGCATTAAGCCCATATTAATCGTGCCATTTCTTCTTAAATCACTCATTACCTTCTGTCTCTTTGACCTGAATCCTCAGCAGACTGCGACTTGAGCCCCTCAACATCAACACCTAGAGTTCCTCAGACCTCTTCAACCCAAAATACAGCCATGGCTTCCTTACGCATCGGCTTTGTGCCTGGTAAGTCAGCCACTTGCGGCACTATAGATAGTGCTGACAGCTGTAGAACACTTTTCAACCCCACTTGAATTTGCGAAGCAGTACTTTGGCCTGGAGGCACAGCTCCTCCCATACCCCTCAGGTACTGGCCACATGGTGACAGCCATCCAAGCTGGTGAAATTGACATTGGCGTTGGTCTTACCGAAGGCTGGATTGCAGCCATCGGAAAAGCCCAGGCAGCCAAGCAAGACGCTGGCTTCAGTGTGGTCGGTACCTACGTTGAGACGCCACTATGCTGGGCCATCTCTACCGGAGCAAAGAGGGAGTTGGAAGGAATCAAAGATCTAAAGGGCAAGAAAGTTGGTGTTTCAAGGATTGGCAGTGGCAGCTATGTCATGAGCT is a window from the Pyrenophora tritici-repentis strain M4 chromosome 7, whole genome shotgun sequence genome containing:
- a CDS encoding Ffh, Signal recognition particle GTPase, coding for MVLQDLGRRINAAVTDLTRSPNLDEKAFDAMVKEISNALVEADVNVKLVMNLRQSIKRTVDFKHLAPGVNKKRLIQKAVFDELVKMVDPHAEPFKPRKGKSNVIMFVGLQGAGKTTTCTKLARWYQARGFKACLVCADTFRAGAFDQLKQNATKAKIPYYGSHTQTDPVVVAGEGVEKFKKERFEIIIVDTSGRHRQEKDLFDEMVQIQNVVTPDQTIMVLDGTIGQAAESQARAFKEAADFGAIIITKTDGAAAGGGAISAVAATHTPIVFLGNGEHMLDLERFAPQAFVSKLLGMGDVQGLVEHVQSLKLDQKDTMKHITQGIFTIKDLRDQLSNIMKMGPLSKMAGMIPGLGSMMGGMDDEEGGMKLKRMIYICDSMTEKELESDGKMFVDQPTRMTRIARGSGTSVREVEELLTQHRMMAGMAKKMKGGMASMQKAQGAMGGGNKQQQLAAMQKRMQSMGGAGGGGGMPDLGAMMKMLGGGRGGGGGMPDMSALANMGGMGGMGGMDMGAMMKMMGGMGGMGGGAGAGGAGQGKGRR
- a CDS encoding Rrp15p multi-domain protein — protein: MVNTSLKRRRTEDQLRGKVPKKEKRKVKKQKHYHSSSDSEEGAARDAPARGSSLEPEEPFQPSGANATLPGKSEPSKQQLRKQAKFEAKKAAQQAAAAEESSASDDEDVPAVASKKSEPKFKASIPAKAPAKSVLKKTAPVDHEAPLPSDAEDDSDDSEPEADEFSIADSESDASDTSTVAERKVRKRNDPEAFANSISRILGSKLTTSKRSEPILSRSKDAATANRELADSKLTEKARRQVVAERKAAKDKGRVRDVLGLHDPDVSTAVTSAKEKELRRTAQKGVIKLFNAVRAAQVKGEQAERESKAGQVVGMDKREEKVKEMSKQGFLDMITGGQKKEGSVEA
- a CDS encoding Fer2 domain containing protein → MCQRSMRTQSTTLPDISRPSLLKPASPSWLRNRRHFSSTPVARHGHLDPPKPGEERKITFIDKDGQASTFEVADGDNLLDIALANDIEMEGACGGSCACSTCHVIVEDEAYYDKMEEPDDDENDMLDLAFGLTETSRLGCQVKMNKELDGLVVRLPSMTRNLQASDFASK
- a CDS encoding Atrophin-1 multi-domain protein, whose product is MATSRDAPNPLRPYYIPPSIGLPVDVPQNQTASALPPAYKPSNSSKSSLGSQARDILSDLDYDSYFPESSPTIAGHAKKLLDHALWNYTSVLLAQPFEVAKTILQIQEAKEQLSGLKGDSDFGHKSRPESYSSGKFEDYPPSDESDEDSPSYFTSTAPRATPSASPYSPAVSRSRSPRKRQRHVDSQSRSRTPTRPPPPALRKLDLKRADSLLEVIGQLWQKESAWGVWKATNCTFIYNFLLKTTEGWFRSLISALLNIPDPGLVGSAGSGIGGLDILDSPSPLTSLGVAVAATAIAATLLAPLDMVRTRLIITPISSSPRSIYPCLSLLPSFSVTPSLLPATILHACVPTLISSSTPLFLRSTLSIDPILTPATYSFSTFLSSTAELFIRLPLETVLRRGQVATLQDHETQRLASEYKSPPSRGKSPAYGLDKSSSSETSFKTIVEPGQYRGVLGTMWFIAREEGITIEGPNAAKAASAKAMGFSRPPRTKKGQGVHGLWRGWRVGIWGLVGIWGAAALGGGGGEF
- a CDS encoding TrkA, flavoprotein involved in K+ transport, with protein sequence MTENERISIRARTVAVVGAGPSGVIAAKYLRAEKAFDKIDLFEQRSQAGGIWTYTGDQRDENLFSIPQENPEPGVQEPEWKPKDTISSENNHTNSINGTSKVPSFLSPMYEQLETNIPRGLMGFQDLDWPSDSQLFPHARHRVEIYPRLHIPRPRKHPLQHPSHLHNPDHPPPPPLQPGPSQHSTSSPTKQSHQPTLPS